From the Octadecabacter antarcticus 307 genome, one window contains:
- a CDS encoding XdhC family protein encodes MTLSHSDHALLETEMQVLKAKGVPFAMATVVRTVDATSAKPGSKALLDQDGKILMGWVGGGCARGAVGKAACDAIQTGEPQFISLRPQELLETEGLIAGDVRDGVRFRRNGCPSKGTMDVFVEPVLPLPEMVVCGTGLVAMALADLASRFDYKVTVHAAENVETDADVTRGFDFASQDFIVVATQGQGDKNALQAAVSSNCGHVSFVGSVRKFATIAAKLIAENPDLQPMLAKVCAPAGLNINAITPDEIALSILAEITQFRRANLTDRNPHDT; translated from the coding sequence ATGACGCTGTCACACTCAGATCATGCACTGTTAGAAACCGAGATGCAGGTGCTCAAAGCCAAAGGCGTGCCCTTTGCCATGGCCACGGTTGTTCGCACTGTCGATGCGACGTCCGCCAAACCGGGCAGCAAAGCATTACTTGATCAGGACGGTAAAATTCTGATGGGGTGGGTTGGGGGCGGATGCGCGCGTGGGGCCGTCGGCAAGGCCGCGTGTGATGCGATCCAAACTGGTGAACCACAATTTATTTCGCTGCGCCCCCAAGAGTTGCTGGAAACCGAAGGTTTGATCGCGGGAGACGTCCGCGATGGCGTACGGTTCCGTCGTAATGGCTGTCCGTCAAAAGGCACGATGGATGTGTTCGTTGAGCCAGTTCTGCCGTTACCTGAAATGGTGGTGTGCGGGACCGGTTTGGTGGCGATGGCCCTTGCGGATCTTGCGTCTCGATTTGATTATAAGGTCACGGTCCATGCGGCGGAAAATGTTGAAACCGACGCGGATGTTACGCGCGGTTTTGACTTTGCATCCCAAGATTTCATTGTCGTCGCGACCCAAGGTCAAGGCGACAAGAATGCACTGCAGGCCGCAGTTTCTAGTAATTGTGGCCATGTTAGCTTTGTTGGCAGCGTTAGGAAATTTGCAACTATCGCAGCCAAACTGATCGCGGAAAACCCTGATCTTCAACCCATGCTTGCAAAGGTTTGTGCCCCTGCAGGCCTGAATATTAATGCAATCACGCCGGATGAGATTGCACTGTCTATTCTTGCTGAGATCACACAGTTTCGGCGCGCAAATTTAACTGATCGAAACCCACATGATACGTGA
- a CDS encoding DeoR/GlpR family DNA-binding transcription regulator produces the protein MSENFDLAAVRRRKIVDLVRVRGAMGIRDLGVQFSVSEATVRRDLKALDDEGIVVRTHGGVLMNSNVRVDLPNEERKAVGAAEKRRIGQAAIEMLSDDEVVFLDAGTTAHAVAAYAHQKSRCTYVTTSLGVANQLQAQGIVNFYMIGGSYEPVNDSFAGTLAVSALRSLSFDIAFLCCSAVDVGKRSISVASEVYAQVQKEVILNTRRRFVIADASKFKPNAFMRTSQFDQITGIITNRELDEGTIAKIRDADLELVLV, from the coding sequence ATGTCGGAGAACTTTGATCTGGCCGCTGTAAGGCGACGCAAAATTGTTGACCTTGTCCGCGTGCGGGGGGCCATGGGTATTCGCGATTTGGGCGTTCAATTCAGCGTGTCAGAGGCGACAGTCCGACGTGATCTAAAGGCTTTGGATGATGAGGGCATTGTTGTGCGCACGCACGGTGGTGTTTTAATGAATTCCAACGTCAGGGTTGATTTGCCAAACGAAGAACGCAAGGCCGTCGGTGCAGCAGAAAAGCGTCGGATTGGCCAGGCCGCGATTGAAATGCTGTCTGATGACGAGGTGGTGTTTCTGGATGCAGGCACGACAGCTCACGCAGTGGCCGCCTATGCCCACCAGAAATCGCGCTGTACCTACGTCACTACTTCTTTGGGGGTGGCGAACCAATTACAGGCACAGGGTATTGTCAATTTCTACATGATTGGCGGCTCCTACGAGCCGGTGAACGATTCATTTGCTGGGACATTGGCAGTGTCCGCTTTGCGTTCCCTTTCGTTCGACATCGCCTTTTTGTGTTGTTCGGCAGTGGATGTGGGCAAACGTTCGATTAGCGTTGCGAGCGAGGTGTATGCGCAGGTGCAAAAAGAAGTCATTCTGAACACCCGTCGCCGGTTTGTGATTGCGGATGCGAGTAAGTTCAAACCCAACGCCTTCATGCGCACGTCACAATTTGATCAGATAACTGGCATTATTACGAACCGCGAACTTGATGAAGGCACGATTGCCAAAATCAGAGACGCCGATTTGGAGCTCGTATTAGTATGA
- a CDS encoding carbohydrate ABC transporter permease yields MNRGLNKILLGTLTSVFAGVWALPFMYSVWTAFHDERYASNFQWDAAWTVANFIEAWHAAPFALYFVNTLILISIVLAANLILCTLVAYAFVRYKFRWSGFLFALIMVQLLISPEILIVENYLILSRLGLIDTIIGIALPYLTSAFGIFLLRQTFLTVPKSLDEAAQMEGASAWQILWNIYVPLAWPVYLAYSLVSVSFHWNNFLWPLIVTNSPEVRPVTVGLSVFATVDSGVEWSLVNAATLMTTAPLIIAFIIFQRQFVANFMRAGIK; encoded by the coding sequence ATGAACCGAGGTCTAAACAAAATTCTGTTGGGCACGCTCACTTCTGTCTTCGCCGGTGTTTGGGCGCTGCCTTTTATGTACTCAGTCTGGACTGCGTTTCACGATGAACGCTACGCCTCAAACTTTCAGTGGGATGCAGCTTGGACCGTCGCCAATTTTATCGAGGCGTGGCACGCAGCGCCCTTTGCATTGTATTTCGTCAATACGCTAATATTAATCAGTATCGTTTTGGCAGCCAACTTGATCCTGTGCACCTTGGTGGCCTATGCCTTTGTGCGGTACAAATTCCGCTGGTCGGGTTTTTTGTTTGCTCTGATTATGGTGCAGCTTTTGATATCGCCAGAAATCCTGATCGTCGAAAATTATCTGATCCTTTCACGCCTCGGATTAATCGATACGATTATCGGTATCGCGCTACCTTATCTGACATCGGCGTTCGGCATTTTCCTGTTACGCCAAACCTTTTTGACAGTGCCTAAATCTCTGGATGAAGCGGCGCAGATGGAAGGTGCAAGTGCGTGGCAAATTTTGTGGAACATCTATGTTCCCTTGGCGTGGCCGGTCTATTTGGCTTATTCTCTGGTGTCGGTCAGCTTTCACTGGAACAATTTTCTATGGCCGCTGATTGTGACTAATTCACCCGAAGTGCGGCCCGTAACAGTGGGTCTGAGCGTATTTGCTACGGTGGACAGCGGCGTGGAATGGTCATTGGTAAATGCCGCCACTTTGATGACGACGGCACCGCTGATCATAGCCTTCATTATCTTTCAACGCCAATTCGTCGCCAATTTTATGCGCGCAGGAATCAAATAG
- a CDS encoding SRPBCC family protein — MELKDEIIINAPQYVVYAALNDPEILKQCIPGCEELIKHSDTELEAKVVLKIGPVKAKFSGSVTLSPDAPPERFSLTGTGNGGAAGFARGGAEVELEAHPEGTLLRYNAKADIGGKLAQLGGRLIQSTAKKLAAKFFKSFADVVGEHEVT; from the coding sequence ATGGAACTTAAAGACGAAATCATCATCAATGCCCCGCAATACGTCGTATATGCTGCATTAAATGACCCGGAAATTCTGAAGCAATGTATCCCTGGCTGTGAGGAATTGATTAAACATTCGGATACAGAACTGGAGGCAAAAGTTGTTCTTAAAATCGGTCCGGTCAAAGCTAAGTTTAGTGGTAGTGTCACACTCAGTCCTGACGCTCCGCCAGAGCGTTTTTCGCTGACAGGCACAGGTAATGGTGGCGCTGCTGGGTTTGCCAGAGGTGGAGCCGAGGTTGAACTTGAAGCACACCCTGAAGGCACGCTGCTGCGTTACAATGCCAAGGCTGACATCGGTGGAAAGCTGGCGCAATTGGGCGGTCGGCTTATTCAAAGTACGGCAAAGAAATTGGCGGCGAAGTTCTTTAAGAGCTTTGCAGATGTTGTCGGTGAACATGAGGTCACCTGA
- a CDS encoding ABC transporter substrate-binding protein, with protein sequence MTFKKNQVIPFGAAALMGVSATALSAADLEFYFPVGVNAPAVATIQELTDEWAAMNPQHTVTAIYAGNYEETTTKALTAANAGNPPQVAVLLSIDLFTLIEEDVIVPISDIATSDADQEWIAGFYPAFMKDSQFEGKTYAIPFQRSTPVFYYNKDAFRAAGLDPESPPTTWEDMIEVGKALTLRDDNGNVTQWGTRIPTLGLGGAWLFGGLVVSMDDVLTTETGIEARMDTPATVASLEFLLELANEGVMAPGGISWGDTPKAFLEGQAASIWTSTGNLAFIEENAEFDWGVGFLPGGNGPGAPIGGGNFYIFQDTTDEEREAALDFIRFMSSPASAAKWSIATGYVAPRPDTWETPEMRAYVERLPQALVALEQLPFAEREFATFQRAKVTQYLVDAIESVVTGNAEPAEALQKAQEGADSVLGEYN encoded by the coding sequence ATGACTTTTAAGAAGAACCAAGTTATTCCATTTGGCGCAGCTGCTTTAATGGGAGTAAGCGCCACCGCGCTGAGTGCCGCAGATCTTGAATTCTATTTCCCGGTCGGGGTGAACGCCCCCGCAGTTGCGACAATTCAGGAATTGACTGATGAATGGGCGGCGATGAACCCGCAACATACTGTCACGGCGATTTATGCCGGCAATTATGAAGAAACGACAACAAAGGCACTGACCGCCGCCAACGCAGGCAATCCGCCACAGGTGGCTGTGTTGTTGTCGATTGATCTGTTCACTCTGATCGAAGAAGACGTTATTGTTCCCATTTCTGATATTGCGACGTCCGACGCAGATCAAGAGTGGATCGCCGGTTTTTATCCAGCCTTCATGAAAGATTCGCAGTTCGAAGGAAAGACATATGCCATTCCGTTTCAGCGTTCGACGCCTGTGTTTTATTACAACAAAGACGCTTTTCGCGCGGCAGGCCTAGATCCGGAATCGCCACCCACCACTTGGGAGGACATGATCGAAGTTGGCAAAGCGCTGACCCTCAGAGACGACAATGGAAATGTTACACAATGGGGAACGCGCATCCCAACACTGGGTCTTGGCGGCGCATGGCTGTTTGGCGGTTTGGTTGTGTCAATGGATGACGTATTGACCACGGAAACAGGGATCGAGGCTCGCATGGACACCCCGGCAACGGTGGCGTCTCTGGAATTCTTGCTCGAGCTTGCCAATGAGGGCGTGATGGCGCCGGGTGGTATCAGCTGGGGTGACACGCCCAAAGCTTTCCTTGAAGGGCAGGCCGCATCGATTTGGACATCCACTGGTAACTTGGCATTTATTGAGGAAAATGCAGAGTTTGATTGGGGTGTCGGCTTTTTGCCCGGGGGCAACGGGCCGGGTGCGCCCATCGGTGGTGGTAACTTCTATATCTTCCAAGACACCACTGATGAAGAACGCGAGGCTGCTTTGGATTTCATTAGATTCATGTCTTCGCCTGCAAGCGCGGCAAAGTGGAGCATCGCCACGGGATATGTTGCACCGCGCCCAGACACTTGGGAAACGCCCGAGATGAGAGCCTATGTCGAACGTCTGCCACAGGCATTGGTCGCGCTTGAGCAGCTGCCCTTTGCAGAGCGTGAGTTTGCTACGTTCCAGCGCGCCAAGGTCACCCAATATCTTGTGGATGCCATTGAAAGCGTAGTGACGGGTAATGCTGAACCCGCTGAGGCGCTGCAAAAGGCGCAAGAGGGCGCGGACAGCGTGCTTGGTGAATATAACTAG
- a CDS encoding nucleotidyltransferase family protein — MIRDTAAIVLAAGLSRRMGEVNKLLLCVGDDILLRHVVNACAAVSDQPVTVVVGYQEDAVKNALSDSNVIFVQNNRFEEGQMTSVDAGLRGAPAASTYLMALGDQPKITADCLSELLDAHHAGAGGRITVPVVGGMRGNPIVIPAAQRARMLADPINLGCRKLTQNSPEHVHEFTTSNSSFVDDIDTPAELALARFQLQPQRTQTNETP, encoded by the coding sequence ATGATACGTGACACAGCCGCAATTGTTTTAGCAGCAGGGCTTTCGCGACGCATGGGCGAGGTGAATAAACTGCTGCTTTGTGTCGGCGACGACATTTTGCTTCGCCATGTCGTAAACGCTTGCGCAGCGGTTAGCGATCAGCCTGTGACTGTAGTTGTCGGGTACCAAGAAGATGCAGTCAAAAATGCGCTGAGCGATTCAAACGTGATCTTTGTCCAAAACAACCGTTTTGAAGAAGGCCAAATGACATCTGTGGATGCGGGATTGCGGGGTGCGCCTGCAGCGTCGACATATCTTATGGCGCTTGGCGACCAACCAAAGATTACCGCTGATTGCTTAAGCGAGCTTCTTGACGCGCATCATGCAGGGGCGGGTGGGCGCATCACTGTACCGGTGGTGGGCGGGATGCGCGGAAATCCAATTGTAATTCCGGCGGCTCAACGCGCACGGATGTTAGCTGACCCGATCAATTTGGGCTGCCGTAAACTGACGCAAAACTCCCCCGAGCATGTGCATGAATTTACCACATCCAATAGCAGTTTTGTTGACGATATCGACACGCCCGCAGAACTTGCTTTGGCACGATTTCAACTACAGCCACAAAGGACACAGACAAATGAAACGCCTTAG
- a CDS encoding AAA family ATPase, whose amino-acid sequence MTSWTNLQTALATTGYIASDDLATALHIAITLGRPLLLEGAAGVGKTEVARALAKVHDTQLIRLQCYEGLDASQAIYEWNYQRQLLSIRAASEAGETGSAVEARIFSEDYLLERPLLKAIRQDIPPVLLIDEIDRADEEFEAYLLEVLSEFQITVPELGTITATTRPLVILTANGTRDLSDALRRRCIYAHVDYPDRQTELAILASRCPEIEAHLSAQIVGFVQKLRAEELEKVPGIAEMLDFAAALAGLGIKDLTTNPVVLHAALATLLKTQSDRAAVPTEVAARIAGKAA is encoded by the coding sequence ATGACAAGTTGGACAAATCTTCAAACAGCGCTGGCTACAACGGGCTATATTGCCAGTGATGATCTGGCGACTGCGCTTCATATTGCCATCACGCTTGGGCGTCCGCTTCTTTTGGAGGGGGCTGCGGGTGTTGGTAAAACTGAAGTCGCTCGTGCTTTGGCGAAAGTACACGATACACAGTTAATCCGTTTGCAATGCTACGAGGGGTTGGATGCGTCACAGGCGATCTATGAATGGAATTATCAGCGACAATTGTTGTCAATCCGCGCTGCTTCAGAAGCTGGTGAAACTGGGTCGGCCGTAGAAGCGCGGATTTTTTCAGAAGACTACCTTCTTGAACGTCCGCTACTTAAAGCGATCCGACAAGACATCCCACCTGTTCTTTTGATCGACGAAATTGATCGCGCTGATGAAGAATTTGAGGCTTATCTGCTGGAAGTTCTATCTGAGTTTCAGATAACGGTCCCTGAGCTGGGCACAATCACTGCGACCACTCGGCCCTTAGTCATCTTGACCGCCAATGGAACACGCGATCTGTCGGACGCGCTGCGCAGACGGTGCATTTATGCGCATGTTGACTATCCTGATCGGCAAACGGAATTGGCGATATTGGCGTCTCGCTGTCCAGAAATTGAAGCGCACCTCAGTGCTCAAATCGTTGGTTTTGTGCAGAAACTGCGCGCAGAAGAGCTGGAAAAGGTTCCTGGAATCGCTGAAATGCTGGATTTTGCGGCTGCACTTGCTGGGCTGGGGATCAAAGACTTGACGACAAACCCTGTTGTTCTTCACGCGGCGCTCGCAACGCTTTTGAAAACTCAAAGTGATCGCGCAGCTGTCCCAACCGAGGTCGCAGCAAGGATTGCAGGGAAAGCAGCATGA
- a CDS encoding carbohydrate ABC transporter permease: MNKRMTTGPAIIMLVIPCAILVAFTHYPAVMALINSFWNNASSRRPLRFVGTENYQAMLADDRLVQVLVNSTIYALGTVPLAIGLAIGMALLVNSRLPGTAFMRLSFFLPTMLPMIAVANIWLFFYAPGIGLASQILGIFGLPPINFLGQTETALGSMMFVAIWKEAGLFMIFYLAALQSVPTNLKDAAKLEGAGRVRVFIDVVLPLLRPTTIFVAVNALINAFRLVDHVVVMTEGGPNNSSALLLYYIYEVTFRQRDFAYGATLTVLMVVLLGILAIIQFWVLNRKAHYQ; this comes from the coding sequence ATGAACAAAAGAATGACCACAGGGCCGGCCATCATCATGCTGGTCATCCCTTGCGCCATTTTGGTGGCTTTTACCCATTATCCAGCCGTCATGGCGCTGATCAATTCGTTCTGGAATAATGCCAGTTCGCGCCGCCCTTTGCGGTTTGTAGGCACCGAAAATTATCAGGCGATGTTGGCAGATGATCGTCTGGTACAGGTGTTGGTGAACAGCACGATCTACGCACTTGGTACTGTGCCGCTGGCTATCGGACTGGCCATCGGAATGGCGCTTTTGGTGAATTCGCGCCTGCCGGGTACCGCTTTTATGCGACTATCTTTCTTTTTGCCAACGATGCTGCCAATGATCGCGGTCGCCAATATCTGGTTGTTTTTCTATGCGCCGGGTATCGGTCTGGCCTCTCAGATTTTGGGCATCTTTGGACTGCCACCTATCAATTTTCTGGGGCAGACAGAAACCGCGCTTGGGTCAATGATGTTCGTTGCGATCTGGAAAGAGGCGGGGCTGTTTATGATTTTCTACCTCGCTGCGCTGCAATCGGTGCCAACCAATTTAAAAGATGCGGCTAAATTAGAGGGTGCGGGACGGGTACGGGTATTTATCGATGTGGTGCTCCCCCTGTTGCGTCCAACAACCATTTTTGTCGCGGTTAACGCGCTGATCAACGCGTTCCGGCTGGTGGATCACGTGGTGGTCATGACCGAGGGTGGCCCCAACAACTCAAGCGCATTGCTCCTCTATTACATTTATGAGGTCACATTCCGCCAACGTGATTTTGCCTATGGAGCCACGCTTACCGTGCTGATGGTCGTGCTGCTGGGTATCCTTGCCATAATCCAGTTTTGGGTGCTGAACCGAAAGGCACATTACCAATGA
- a CDS encoding vWA domain-containing protein, protein MSKVTRFAAADPGPTARVSGFMAHLREHGFRLGVAETATALQALSCVNPAVPSDARLALKSVCAGSVEDIAQFDLLFDAFWMNEGRVRHKVMSTEQVKSKENSTNSRTDETQSCTGKGSIHAPKDGDDGDDTFAEGTGKLVASQANNLMKKDLRELVSAEDIRAAELIAIRLGKALRDRRSRRRKAAKRGVSIDLRRTMRNSLSTGGEPLRLAKRIRPDRPLKIVALCDVSGSMMNYARPFLAFLAGLMRADSASDAYMFHTRLVRITNALRDDDPLRALNRITLLADGFGGGSKIGANLRQFTNGYARNFVDGRSVVIILSDGYDSDSSEVMGVALAKLRRRGCKIVWLNPLKGWKGYEPVAQGMAAALPYLDAFAPAATLNDLANLDSTLARL, encoded by the coding sequence ATGAGCAAGGTCACACGGTTTGCGGCTGCAGATCCTGGTCCAACGGCGCGCGTGTCCGGGTTCATGGCGCATCTGCGCGAGCATGGTTTTCGACTTGGGGTCGCAGAGACTGCAACGGCACTGCAAGCTCTGTCTTGCGTGAACCCTGCCGTGCCATCCGATGCCCGTCTTGCCCTGAAATCTGTTTGCGCTGGATCGGTTGAAGACATTGCGCAATTTGATCTATTGTTTGATGCGTTTTGGATGAACGAGGGCCGTGTACGTCACAAAGTCATGTCTACAGAACAGGTCAAATCAAAAGAAAACAGCACAAACTCGCGTACAGACGAAACCCAAAGCTGTACCGGCAAAGGATCAATTCACGCGCCAAAGGATGGTGATGACGGTGACGACACCTTTGCGGAGGGAACAGGCAAACTTGTGGCCTCTCAGGCCAACAATCTGATGAAAAAAGACCTTCGTGAATTGGTGTCGGCTGAGGATATCCGCGCGGCTGAACTGATCGCGATCCGACTTGGTAAAGCACTACGTGATCGTAGATCGCGCAGACGAAAAGCTGCAAAGCGAGGTGTTTCAATTGATCTGCGTCGAACGATGCGCAACAGCCTGTCGACTGGTGGTGAGCCCTTGCGCCTTGCTAAACGCATACGGCCTGACAGGCCCCTAAAGATCGTTGCCTTGTGTGACGTGTCTGGATCTATGATGAATTATGCCCGCCCGTTCTTGGCGTTTCTTGCGGGCCTGATGCGCGCGGATAGTGCCAGCGACGCCTACATGTTCCATACGCGATTGGTTCGGATCACGAATGCACTCCGCGATGACGATCCATTACGCGCGCTTAATCGGATAACATTATTGGCCGATGGGTTTGGCGGTGGGTCCAAGATCGGGGCAAATCTACGGCAGTTTACGAACGGTTATGCTCGCAATTTTGTCGATGGACGAAGCGTCGTGATCATCCTCTCGGATGGCTATGACAGCGATAGCTCTGAGGTGATGGGAGTTGCATTGGCGAAGCTAAGGCGCCGCGGATGCAAGATCGTCTGGTTGAACCCGCTCAAAGGCTGGAAGGGATACGAACCTGTGGCGCAGGGCATGGCGGCGGCCTTGCCGTATCTTGATGCCTTTGCTCCTGCAGCGACGTTGAACGATTTGGCAAACTTAGATTCCACGCTGGCGCGACTATGA
- a CDS encoding XdhC family protein: MRSPECSIDYAEHALDILEATVALIKDGQRCALVASLAVEGGAAREVGSLAVVVQNGSMIGYLSNGCIDRDIVLHGLDAIETRQTKHIRYGAGSPFMDLSLPCGGALDLVIDPSPDLKTLIGALDALRERKPATISFCPGKGLIASNGGPKRFCYAPKPALVLAGRGAILRTTVDLAAKMDFELHVASPDAADMDSLSALNPKSMHRMTTPAISLDLPIDAHTAVLLLFHDHEWEQALLMRAAKMGPFFLGALGSRKTHGIRLQNLQDSGLEPELCKTIRGPIGLVPSLRSASLIAVSALAEVTSNMPASQVAFI, translated from the coding sequence ATGAGGTCACCTGAGTGTAGCATCGACTACGCCGAGCATGCGCTGGACATCCTTGAAGCCACAGTTGCGTTGATCAAAGATGGTCAGCGCTGCGCACTTGTGGCCAGTCTTGCGGTTGAAGGCGGGGCCGCGCGCGAAGTTGGTTCTTTGGCGGTCGTGGTGCAAAACGGATCAATGATTGGGTATTTGTCGAACGGCTGTATCGATCGTGACATTGTCCTTCATGGCCTGGATGCCATCGAGACCAGACAGACAAAGCATATTCGATATGGGGCAGGATCACCGTTTATGGACCTGAGCCTGCCTTGCGGTGGTGCGCTTGATCTTGTCATCGACCCTTCACCGGACCTGAAGACATTGATTGGTGCACTTGATGCACTACGTGAGCGCAAACCGGCTACAATATCCTTTTGCCCAGGTAAGGGACTGATAGCTAGTAACGGTGGACCCAAGCGTTTCTGTTATGCCCCGAAGCCGGCATTGGTTCTTGCTGGCCGTGGCGCAATATTGCGCACGACCGTCGACCTCGCCGCCAAAATGGATTTCGAACTGCACGTCGCCTCCCCTGACGCTGCTGATATGGATAGCCTTTCTGCGCTGAACCCCAAAAGCATGCATCGCATGACGACACCGGCCATATCGTTGGACTTACCGATTGATGCGCACACAGCGGTTTTGCTGCTTTTCCACGATCACGAGTGGGAGCAAGCCTTGCTTATGCGCGCAGCAAAGATGGGTCCTTTCTTTCTTGGGGCGTTGGGCAGCAGAAAAACCCATGGAATTCGACTGCAGAACCTCCAAGACAGTGGCTTAGAGCCTGAATTATGTAAGACAATCCGAGGGCCGATTGGCCTTGTTCCATCTCTTCGCAGTGCATCTTTAATCGCGGTATCAGCACTAGCCGAGGTCACTTCAAATATGCCTGCTTCACAGGTTGCTTTTATCTAG
- a CDS encoding ABC transporter ATP-binding protein — protein MTQAGVSLDVQNLRKSWGKTDVLMGVNFNIEPGGFLTLLGPSGCGKSTALRLISGLDEVSDGKILIEGNDVTQRPADQRNIGMVFQNYALFPHMTVGENIAYGLKVRRVAKAARIASVARVAELMALGPLLDRKPAQLSGGQQQRVALARVLVSERPLVLMDEPLSNLDAKLRVEIRSEIRALNKKLGITIVYVTHDQSEALSMSDTVVLMNEGRAEQIGTPKQLYDAPATIFAARFIGTPPMNLLPASDVTVHDEMRADADMSDLLIGVRPESLTFPEQTMELAANCNVTSVEYEGSVFLVHLMSPSGSPFILSYAGADVPEQGDAITVGWTRAATHLFSKTTGQRIPSAP, from the coding sequence ATGACACAAGCAGGTGTATCGCTCGATGTACAGAACTTGCGCAAAAGCTGGGGTAAGACCGATGTTTTGATGGGCGTTAATTTCAACATCGAGCCTGGTGGTTTTTTGACACTTCTGGGCCCTTCAGGATGTGGCAAAAGTACGGCCCTCCGTCTGATTTCAGGGCTGGATGAAGTCAGTGATGGCAAGATTTTGATCGAGGGAAACGATGTCACCCAACGCCCTGCCGACCAGCGCAATATCGGAATGGTGTTTCAAAATTATGCCCTGTTTCCGCATATGACTGTCGGTGAAAACATCGCCTATGGTTTGAAAGTGCGCAGAGTGGCAAAGGCGGCGCGCATTGCATCCGTCGCGCGGGTGGCTGAATTGATGGCACTCGGACCGCTTTTAGACCGTAAGCCTGCGCAGCTTTCTGGGGGGCAACAACAACGCGTCGCTCTGGCGCGGGTTTTGGTTTCTGAACGCCCGTTAGTTTTGATGGATGAACCGCTGTCGAACTTGGATGCAAAACTTCGGGTAGAAATCCGGAGTGAAATCAGAGCGCTGAATAAGAAATTGGGCATTACAATCGTGTATGTGACGCACGACCAAAGCGAAGCGTTGTCGATGTCGGACACCGTGGTTTTGATGAATGAGGGGCGGGCCGAACAGATTGGTACGCCTAAACAGCTATATGATGCACCAGCTACGATTTTTGCCGCCAGATTTATTGGAACGCCGCCGATGAACCTGTTGCCCGCGTCTGACGTAACGGTGCATGACGAAATGCGCGCAGATGCGGATATGTCAGATTTGCTGATTGGGGTGCGGCCGGAAAGCCTGACCTTTCCTGAGCAAACTATGGAACTAGCGGCGAACTGCAACGTCACCAGTGTTGAATATGAGGGTAGCGTATTTCTTGTGCATCTGATGTCGCCATCAGGGTCGCCCTTCATCTTGTCTTATGCAGGTGCAGATGTGCCAGAGCAGGGCGATGCAATTACCGTGGGCTGGACCCGCGCGGCAACGCATCTGTTTTCAAAAACGACCGGGCAGCGGATTCCATCTGCCCCATAA
- a CDS encoding transposase: MGQQRRKYTDDYKAGAVERLYEPGATQGSVAKKISVFACGTLKSRSLCHLTLSLVRHSLQKS; this comes from the coding sequence ATGGGACAACAGCGGCGTAAGTACACAGACGATTATAAGGCCGGGGCAGTTGAGCGACTGTACGAGCCTGGGGCGACGCAAGGCAGCGTTGCCAAGAAAATAAGCGTGTTTGCTTGCGGCACATTGAAGAGCAGATCTCTGTGCCACTTGACGCTCTCATTAGTGCGGCACTCTCTGCAGAAGTCTTAA